From Montipora foliosa isolate CH-2021 chromosome 6, ASM3666993v2, whole genome shotgun sequence, a single genomic window includes:
- the LOC138005128 gene encoding uncharacterized protein, with amino-acid sequence MEQWETTLTLNHSEGTLYSRRINISSDIFQGDSLFPLLFCMALAPLSSLLNNTKYGYTTSTCTIYHLFYVDDLKTFGNNDQGQTSLLSMVKGFSDDIQMEFGLEKCFKATFKKGNVTTTENTQIDLDTTIQQLEQEGTYRYLGVNDGDGIQHAKMKEKIRNEYYLRIRMMIKSELNAINRMEAINTLATPLVTYSFNIVDWKMEETRKLDRKLGNLSP; translated from the coding sequence ATGGAGCAGTGGGAGACGACTCTTACCTTAAACCACTCAGAAGGGACGCTATACTCAAGGCGGATCAACATCAGTAGCGACATATTTCAAGGCGATTCACTTTTTCCTCTCCTCTTCTGCATGGCTCTTGCTCCATTATCCTCACTTCTCAACAACACCAAGTATGGCTATactacaagtacatgtaccatCTATCATCTATTCTACGTGGATGACCTGAAAACATTTGGAAATAATGACCAGGGACAGACTAGCCTTTTGAGCATGGTAAAAGGTTTCAGTGATGACATCCAAATGGAGTTTGGACTAGAAAAGTGCTTTAAAGCTACATTCAAAAAAGGAAACGTTACCACCACTGAAAACACACAAATTGACCTTGATACCACCATTCAACAACTAGAACAAGAAGGTACATACAGATACTTGGGAGTGAATGATGGGGATGGGATACAGCACgccaaaatgaaagaaaagattaGAAATGAGTATTACCTTAGAATACGAATGATGATAAAATCTGAACTAAATGCAATCAACAGAATGGAAGCCATCAACACACTGGCTACCCCACTTGTAACCTACAGCTTCAACATCGTTGACTGGAAGATGGAAGAGACCAGAAAACTAGATAGAAAACTAGGAAACCTCTCACCATAG
- the LOC138006895 gene encoding 5-hydroxytryptamine receptor 4-like, translated as MTERENSTSPAPPPSPSLTVSSVCIIAYLSFLVITALGGNGLLITVILKRRLLQKVHYYFILSLAASDFLNALLKIPTTILGRFNRNWYPSHTVCYFTTPLGVLFGAASVFSLSAVAINRYLVISSPLNYSDRMPPMLAKSIVAAVWFASFSLALPPVMWREKEAICRSGNISKEHYISEMLYFFLALWLFVIVIPSIVMSISYVKIFLIARYHALQINSQNQTFPSENETKRRRKDLKAAVVLAVIGGIFILCWVPFFVVQTVHKFGKGKISASYFNVFLCVMYTNSALDPILLFLFNAEIRKALILLYCRAFQKTNPHFLPHSEHSSFLPKPDNELEAST; from the coding sequence ATGACTGAGAGAGAAAATTCGACGTCACCTGCTCCACCTCCGTCCCCCAGTTTGACAGTCAGTTCTGTTTGCATCATAGCGTATTTATCATTCTTGGTAATTACAGCTTTGGGTGGTAACGGATTGTTAATAACGGTTATCCTCAAAAGGCGACTCCTCCAAAAAGTTCATTATTACTTCATACTGAGTCTGGCGGCGTCGGATTTCTTGAACGCCTTGTTGAAAATACCTACCACGATTTTAGGACGCTTCAATAGAAACTGGTATCCCAGTCACACAGTATGCTATTTCACCACCCCTCTAGGGGTGCTCTTTGGAGCAGCGTCCGTGTTCAGCTTGTCAGCTGTAGCTATCAACAGATACCTTGTGATATCCTCTCCGCTCAACTACTCTGATCGAATGCCACCAATGTTGGCTAAAAGCATTGTCGCTGCGGTTTGGTTCGCCAGTTTCTCCTTGGCCTTGCCACCTGTCATGTGGAGGGAAAAGGAAGCCATTTGCCGGAGCGGTAACATTTCCAAAGAACATTACATCTCGGAAATGCTCTACTTTTTCTTGGCCTTGTGGCTGTTCGTTATCGTTATCCCTTCCATCGTTATGAGCATTTCATACGTTAAGATATTTCTTATCGCGAGGTATCACGCCCTACAAATAAACTCTCAGAATCAAACCTTTCCCAGTGAAAACGAAACCAAGCGGAGAAGGAAGGACTTGAAAGCTGCGGTGGTATTAGCTGTGATCGGAGGAATTTTTATCCTTTGCTGGGTTCCTTTCTTCGTTGTACAGACTGTCCACAAGTTCGGCAAAGGAAAAATCAGTGCAAGTTACTTCAACGTATTTCTTTGCGTAATGTATACAAACTCTGCATTGGATCCCATTCTGTTGTTCTTATTCAACGCCGAAATAAGAAAAGCACTGATACTACTTTACTGCCGAGCATTTCAGAAAACTAATCCACATTTTCTGCCGCATTCCGAACACTCTTCTTTCCTTCCAAAGCCTGATAACGAGCTAGAGGCATCGACGTAA